The Megachile rotundata isolate GNS110a chromosome 8, iyMegRotu1, whole genome shotgun sequence genome has a segment encoding these proteins:
- the LOC100883844 gene encoding uncharacterized protein LOC100883844, which translates to MAYSNHQKSKARKLAIETQQYCYEHLPDWLEYNSSDRDYIKHQIGYALFGCPQIEESKNSTTRKVSTVNNYQGNDLLGRITYDTKSCKVIEKIYQQIIQHGRNINNKYYLGIIYNALVLSQKPQKKAKEAGDELKEEANQMCVVPVFKIKKDLRTVWYIDNEGRIYQNWQDYLENNTLPKCTMFLPKDGVYQCNPHCRVSEYSSQVWVQELNSPACAVKKSVLTALDVAANTLSLGAGIGLGVATFMTPVGPALMTAGLVATGISGTWSIARGSQKLIDYSAHKQSISPMNKNAFSAWLDVSSSVLGLGASGGSVLLSKTAKTVAQGKNISTVAKIAHDSVVVSNLAVRGVGVLFDGYCLIDKYKEEKKIDFADVTVFISHVLFFSNTVINTKLANELIGTWRGTIFEKFKNALRFNRLKEEFKRFTNFNKSSQSNSEGITYRLRNAVSSEDFLKGLSGTNWNPKLHITYEGGKVILNNIKLIDPMVFMGHMLTIGSIGINLIQSGILEDIKDAGDSVFRKLKIVLSRLLQKFFLDKLNTEKSLDVDNFDDMLTEMKHVTNAKDILIKVFKVSTIVLSRCNSPEQFLREMLYFLWTYCKVTLKEHVRNNDCNNSNATNDALAKIVTCLYDYVDAIGDDLFTAFYTYISNRERPLESNYDYY; encoded by the exons ATGGCTTATAGCAATCATCAGAag TCCAAAGCAAGAAAGCTCGCTATAGAGACTCAACAATATTGTTATGAACATCTCCCTGACTGGTTAGAATACAACTCTAGTGATCGTGACTATATAAAACATCAAATTGGATATGCTCTTTTTGGATGTCCTCAAATTGAAGAAAGTAAAAACTCAACTACTCGTAAAGTTTCAACTGTAAATAATTATCAGGGGAATGACTTACTTGGCAGAATAACATATGATACAAAGTCGTGTAAagttattgaaaaaatataCCAACAAATAATTCAGCATGGacgaaatataaataacaaatattatctGGGAATTATATATAATGCACTAGTATTATCTCAAAAACCACAAAAGAAAGCGAAAGAAGCAGGTGACGAGTTGAAAGAGGAAGCAAATCAGATGTGCGTAGTACCAgtgtttaaaattaagaaagatTTGCGCACAGTATGGTATATCGATAATGAAGGCAGAATATATCAAAACTGGCAAGATTATCTGGAAAACAATACGTTACCCAAGTGTACTATGTTCTTACCCAAGGATGGAGTTTATCAATGTAATCCACACTGCAGAGTAAGTGAATACTCTTCGCAAGTATGGGTCCAAGAATTGAACTCACCTGCTTGTGCAGTTAAAAAATCAGTCCTCACAGCTCTCGATGTTGCTGCCAACACATTATCATTAGGTGCTGGCATTGGATTGGGTGTTGCTACTTTTATGACACCAGTTGGACCAGCATTAATGACTGCAG GTCTTGTTGCTACTGGCATAAGTGGAACATGGAGCATTGCCAGAGGCTCACAAAAATTAATCGATTACTCAGCGCACAAACAATCTATCAGTCCTATGAATAAAAATGCATTTTCTGCATGGCTGGATGTGAGCAGCTCAGTATTAGGATTAGGGGCTAGCGGAGGTTCAGTACTTCTATCTAAAACCGCAAAAACGGTTGCACAAGGCAAGAATATAAGCACTGTCGCTAAAATAGCGCATGATTCAGTGGTAGTAAGCAATTTAGCTGTTCGCGGAGTCGGTGTACTATTCGATGGTTATTGTTTAATCGACAAGTACAAGGAGGAGAAGAAAATCGATTTTGCTGATGTGACCGTCTTTATTTCTCACGTGTTATTTTTCAGTAACACTGTGATCAATACTAAACTGGCTAACGAGCTCATAGGAACATGGAGGGGTACTATTtttgaaaagtttaaaaatgcTTTACGTTTCAACCGTTTAAAAGAGGAGTTCAAAAGGTTCACAAACTTTAACAAGTCAAGTCAAAGCAATTCAGAAGGTATCACGTATAGACTCAGAAATGCTGTGAGCTCGGAAGACTTTTTGAAAGGTCTGAGCGGCACAAACTGGAATCCAAAATTGCATATAACGTATGAGGGTGGCAAAGTTATTCTGAATAACATAAAGTTGATAGATCCTATGGTATTTATGGGACACATGTTGACAATTGGTTCAATAGGAATTAATTTAATACAGTCAGGTATATTGGAGGACATAAAAGATGCAGGCGACAGTGTATTTCGTAAACTAAAAATTGTTCTTAGTCGTTTACTACAAAAATTCTTCTTGGACAAGTTAAATACAGAAAAATCTCTTGACGTTGATAATTTTGATGATATGTTGACAGAAATGAAACATGTAACCAATGCCAAAGATATTTTAATCAAGGTCTTTAAGGTTTCCACGATTGTACTAAGTCGTTGTAACAGTCCAGAACAATTTTTACGCGAAATGCTTTATTTTTTGTGGACATATTGTAAAGTAACTTTAAAGGAGCATGTTAGAAACAATGACTGCAATAACAGCAATGCGACAAACGATGCACTAGCTAAGATTGTaacgtgtttgtatgattatgttgaTGCGATAGGTGATGATTTATTCACTGCTTTTTATACTTACATATCTAATCGTGAAAGACCCCTAGAATCTAATTATGACTATTATTAA
- the LOC100883732 gene encoding uncharacterized protein LOC100883732 has product MTVRKEWSREETFNLISIYEKSSILWDVKNSEYRNRDRKNKIIQEMAENFQCSSEEIQRKLHNLRNQMSQELRKMVKKKNRNGTDEMDISNWPYFSALKFLIPVLCTNMTQSSHTNASAPVVERKAEIEEYTTDKNAESEEDETIQFVQPQKRHKREDDNIRDQLFKLAFETLVKQPNDYDTFGQYVALELKSLKSDFNRARLKS; this is encoded by the exons atgactgtACGAAAAGAATGGTCGAGGGAGGAGACCTTCAATTTGATCAGTATTTATGAGAAGAGCTCGATACTATGGGACGTAAAAAACAGTGAATACAGAAATCGAgacagaaaaaataaaataatacaagaaatggcggaaaattttcaatgttcGTCAGAAGAGATACAACGAAAGTTGCATAATTTAAGGAACCAG ATGTCACAGGAATTAAGAAAAATGGTGAAGAAGAAAAATAGAAATGGAACAGATGAGATGGATATTTCAAACTGGCCGTACTTTTCTGCCCTGAAATTTTTGATTCCTGTACTTTGTACAAATATGACACAATCTTCACACACGAACGCATCAGCGCCTGTT GTTGAACGGAAAGCAGAGATAGAAGAATACACGACCGATAAGAATGCAGAAAGTGAAGAGGATGAAACAATTCAGTTCGTGCAACCACAGAAAAGACATAAGCGCGAAGATGATAATATTAGGGATCAGTTATTTAAATTGGCATTCGAAACCCTCGTAAAACAGCCCAATGATTACGATACGTTTGGCCAATATGTAGCGTTAGAATTAAAATCTTTAAAATCGGATTTTAATAGAGCTAGATTAAAAAGCTAA
- the RpL23 gene encoding ribosomal protein L23, translating to MSKRGRGGSAGAKFRISLGLPVGAVINCADNTGAKNLYVIAVQGIKGRLNRLPAAGSGDMIVATVKKGKPELRKKVMPAVVIRQRKPFRRKDGVFIYFEDNAGVIVNNKGEMKGSAITGPVAKECADLWPRIASNASSIA from the exons ATGTCGAAGAGAG GACGTGGTGGTTCAGCAGGAGCAAAATTTAGGATATCACTGGGTTTACCAGTTGGTGCAGTTATAAATTGTGCCGATAATACTG gtGCCAAAAATTTATATGTCATCGCAGTTCAAGGAATTAAAGGCAGACTAAACCGTTTGCCGGCAGCTGGCTCAGGTGACATGATTGTTGCTACTGTTAAAAAAGGAAAGCCAGAACTTAGGAAAAAGG TTATGCCTGCAGTCGTAATACGGCAACGGAAACCATTTCGAAGGAAGGATGGGGTTTTTATATACTTTGAAGACAATGCAGGGGTAATCGTGAATAATAAAGGGGAAATGAAAGGATCAGCTATCACAGGACCTGTTGCTAAAGAATGTGCGGATTTGTGGCCCAGGATTGCATCCAATGCTAGCAGTATCGCTTAA
- the LOC100879069 gene encoding metaxin-2 isoform X2 encodes MPSALLADTIALGLEAQDPWPQQITVYQPYDVEQILLPDSANCLAVQAFLRMCKIDFQLETRSNAEYMSPSGRVPFIKCGAFIISEFDNIVSFIGNKGISLSEHLSATCKADMRAYMSLVDNVFFNAELYICWVDEATLNEVTKPRHGSVYPWPLNHFLNWQKRKEVIKKLNVLGWYNKTIEEVCSDVNNCCTILSERLEGNDYFSGEETPNELDALVFGHIFTIITTPLPGNTLARIVKSYPLLIHLCERIETSIFSPQTIGVK; translated from the exons atgccATCGGCTCTGTTAGCAGATACCATTGCTTTAGGATTAGAAG CTCAAGATCCATGGCCTCAACAAATTACTGTATATCAGCCATATGATGTTGAACAAATATTATTGCCTGACAGTGCAAATTGTTTAGCTGTACAAGCTTTTCTCAGAATGTGCAAAATTGACTTCCAATTAGAAACAAGAAGCAATGCTGAATATATGTCTCCTTCTGGACGTGTACCATTTATAAAATGTGGAGCATTTATAATATCTGAGTTTGACAATATTGTGTCATTTATAGGAAATAAAGGCATAAGTTTATCAGAACATTTGTCTGCAACTTGTAAGGCAGATATGAGAGCTTACATGTCACTGGTGGAcaatgtattttttaatgctGAATTATATATCTGTTGGGTTGATGAAGCAACTCTAAATGAAGTGACTAAACCAAGACATGGTAGTGTGTACCCTTGGCCTTTAAATCACTTTTTAAATTGGCAGAAAAGGAAAgaggttattaaaaaattaaatgtactTGGCTGGTACAATAAAACCATAGAAGAAGTATGTAGTGATGTCAACAATTGTTGTACAATATTGTCCGAAAGACTAGAGGGTAACGACTATTTTTCTGGAGAAGA GACACCCAATGAATTGGATGCCTTAGTGTTTGgacatatatttacaataatcaCAACACCTCTACCTGGTAATACACTGGCAAGGATTGTCAAAAGTTATCCGCTGCTTATACATCTCTGCGAACGTATTGAGACTAG CATTTTTTCTCCTCAAACGATAGGGGTCAAATAA
- the LOC100879069 gene encoding metaxin-2 isoform X1, with the protein MPSALLADTIALGLEAQDPWPQQITVYQPYDVEQILLPDSANCLAVQAFLRMCKIDFQLETRSNAEYMSPSGRVPFIKCGAFIISEFDNIVSFIGNKGISLSEHLSATCKADMRAYMSLVDNVFFNAELYICWVDEATLNEVTKPRHGSVYPWPLNHFLNWQKRKEVIKKLNVLGWYNKTIEEVCSDVNNCCTILSERLEGNDYFSGEEPTELDALVYGHIQVLTNSQLPSTVKKIATTVQQFPKLLEHASRISQTYLNLGRTESFHDFEVVECSSKDTLWNSTESFEALPSLSEDSFEF; encoded by the exons atgccATCGGCTCTGTTAGCAGATACCATTGCTTTAGGATTAGAAG CTCAAGATCCATGGCCTCAACAAATTACTGTATATCAGCCATATGATGTTGAACAAATATTATTGCCTGACAGTGCAAATTGTTTAGCTGTACAAGCTTTTCTCAGAATGTGCAAAATTGACTTCCAATTAGAAACAAGAAGCAATGCTGAATATATGTCTCCTTCTGGACGTGTACCATTTATAAAATGTGGAGCATTTATAATATCTGAGTTTGACAATATTGTGTCATTTATAGGAAATAAAGGCATAAGTTTATCAGAACATTTGTCTGCAACTTGTAAGGCAGATATGAGAGCTTACATGTCACTGGTGGAcaatgtattttttaatgctGAATTATATATCTGTTGGGTTGATGAAGCAACTCTAAATGAAGTGACTAAACCAAGACATGGTAGTGTGTACCCTTGGCCTTTAAATCACTTTTTAAATTGGCAGAAAAGGAAAgaggttattaaaaaattaaatgtactTGGCTGGTACAATAAAACCATAGAAGAAGTATGTAGTGATGTCAACAATTGTTGTACAATATTGTCCGAAAGACTAGAGGGTAACGACTATTTTTCTGGAGAAGA ACCAACCGAATTAGATGCTCTTGTGTATGGTCATATACAAGTCCTTaccaattcccaacttcccagtACCGTAAAAAAGATTGCTACAACTGTGCAACAGTTTCCTAAGCTTCTTGAACATGCATCAAGAATTAGTCAGACCTACTTGAATCTTGGTAGAACTGAATCTTTTCACGACTTTGAAGTTGTTGAATGTTCCTCCAAGGATACCTTGTGGAATTCCACTGAATCCTTCGAAGCACTGCCATCACTTTCAGAAGATTCTTTTGAATTTTAG